Proteins from a genomic interval of Subtercola boreus:
- the crcB gene encoding fluoride efflux transporter CrcB, producing MTPLVFLALSAAGGVGAALRLFTDGVVRSRMKIAYPLGTTIINVAGSFILGLITGAALSHVVAESWHLVIGTGLMGGFTTFSTASFETVRLLQERRWVAALMNGFGMLVLAVLAALAGLAIGGAL from the coding sequence GTGACACCCCTGGTTTTTCTCGCACTCTCCGCGGCGGGCGGGGTCGGGGCCGCACTCCGACTCTTCACAGACGGCGTCGTGCGTTCCCGCATGAAGATCGCGTACCCACTCGGCACCACGATCATCAACGTCGCTGGCTCATTCATCCTCGGACTCATCACTGGTGCGGCCCTCAGCCATGTGGTCGCGGAGTCATGGCACCTGGTTATCGGAACCGGGCTGATGGGCGGGTTCACGACGTTCAGCACAGCAAGTTTCGAGACCGTTCGTCTGCTGCAGGAACGCCGCTGGGTTGCTGCACTGATGAACGGGTTCGGGATGCTCGTGCTCGCCGTCCTGGCAGCGTTGGCCGGCCTCGCGATCGGTGGGGCGTTGTGA